The Lycium barbarum isolate Lr01 chromosome 10, ASM1917538v2, whole genome shotgun sequence genome includes a region encoding these proteins:
- the LOC132614590 gene encoding receptor kinase-like protein Xa21 — protein MQKYSLLLIHLFLVQYFSFSLSATSSNETDLQALLVFQNLITSPRHFLAKNWTKNTSFCFWFGVTCSTKRQRVVALALPNLQLQGTISSSLANLSFLKELNLGNNFFYGGIPYGIGHLPRLRVIDIQNNQLEGSIPTTLFQHQKVQKISLAYNKLNGEMWKGPWYVPELRILNLNNNSLMGIIPPSIGNATKLLHFNLSNNRVSGNIPKAISNLSQLKKLSLYNNQLTGSIPAVLFNISSLLYVSLKFNSLSGPLLLDEGNIESNLEILSISYNQISGQIPSNICQLTELNVLSISFNNITGEIPKNIGCLSKLEEFYIGDNPIKGNIPNSLGNISTLRNLYCKRNRLEGPIPPELGKLSNLRQLSFTDNYNLIGEIPKAIFNISSLEIIDFSFNNLSGRIPATTGLHLSNLRALDLGVNQIKGEIPLFITNASKLEVLDLGRNFLTGTIPTNLGNLRELGFLLLHTNQLTNEPREHELPFFYSLANCRMLRYLQVGSNPLNGVLPNSIGNLSSTIEYFHIEKAHINGFIPTRIGNMSGLIRLDFRENNLTGSIPSEIGKLKQLQGMYLSNNKLQGLIPEVVCHLSNLVQLDLGYNELFGLIPTCIGNFSMLQYISLSSNKFSSKLPLSLWKMRGLLYLYMSQSSIVGEVPPDIRELKAIIEIDISGNRFSGMIPSNLGLLQNLKSLNLSNNSFSGPIPLSFSKLISLEFLDLSLNSLSGTIPKTLEKLSYLKSINVSFNSLKGEIPNGGVFANSTLQSFLGNKGLCGMHMLEVLACSITNPGQQPKFKALLLKIVTPVVISSFLIFLLVSIWIMKRKKKGKSKDVEKVIENKTYQFISYHQIQRATNNFDGSNLIGVGSSASVYKGTLSSGSIVAIKVLDLENDKLCKRFNTECEVMRNVRHRNLVSVITTCSSKHIRAFVLQYMPNGSLDSWLYKEDRHLILLQRVTIMFDVAMAIEYLHYGNDTPIVHCDLKPANVLLDEEMVAHVGDFGISKILAISKSMAHTETLGTLGYIAPEYGSEGIVSTSGDVYSYGIMLMEVLAKRRPTDEEILNENVSLREWIRRAFPRTMMEVVDANIFHGEEQITSKSEFCIASMIELALDCTNEKLESRITMKDVVKRLSKIKKTFLEM, from the exons ATGCAGAAATACAGTTTACTATTGATACATCTCTTTCTAGTCCAGTATTTCTCATTTTCTTTATCCGCTACTTCCTCAAATGAAACAGACCTACAAGCTCTACTAGTTTTCCAAAATCTTATTACAAGTCCTAGGCACTTTTTGGCCAAGAACTGGACCAAGAATACTTCTTTTTGCTTTTGGTTTGGTGTCACTTGCAGTACAAAAAGGCAAAGAGTTGTGGCCTTGGCTCTTCCTAATTTGCAACTTCAAGGCACAATTTCCTCGTCTTTGGCCAATTTGTCCTTTCTCAAAGAGCTCAATCTGGGGAACAACTTCTTCTATGGCGGCATCCCTTATGGCATTGGCCACTTGCCTCGCTTACGAGTGATTGATATTCAGAACAATCAGCTAGAAGGAAGTATTCCGACAACTCTATTTCAACACCAAAAAGTTCAAAAGATTTCTTTGGCTTACAATAAACTCAATGGTGAAATGTGGAAAGGGCCATGGTATGTACCGGAACTCAGAATCTTAAATCTCAATAACAATAGCCTCATGGGTATAATCCCTCCTTCCATTGGAAATGCCACAAAGTTGTTGCATTTCAATTTGTCTAATAATAGAGTCAGTGGTAACATTCCGAAGGCGATCAGTAATCTAAGCCAACTTAAAAAGTTGTCCTTGTACAATAATCAATTAACAGGTTCTATTCCTGCAGTATTGTTTAACATCTCTTCGCTTCTTTACGTGTCTCTGAAATTCAATAGCCTTTCTGGTCCTCTCTTGCTTGATGAAGGAAATATCGAGTCAAATCTAGAGATATTAAGTATATCTTATAATCAAATTTCTGGTCAAATTCCTTCCAACATATGCCAACTCACAGAGCTCAATGTTTTGTCCATATCTTTCAACAATATAACTGGAGAAATACCCAAAAATATTGGTTGTTTATCCAAGCTCGAAGAGTTCTATATTGGTGATAATCCAATAAAAGGGAATATTCCCAATTCATTGGGCAATATTTCCACTCTGCGAAATCTTTATTGTAAAAGAAATCGCTTGGAGGGACCAATTCCTCCAGAATTGGGGAAGCTATCAAATTTGAGGCAATTATCGTTTACCGATAATTATAATCTTATTGGTGAAATTCCAAAAGCTATTTTCAATATATCTTCTTtggaaataattgattttagttTCAACAACCTCTCGGGGAGAATTCCAGCCACTACAGGTCTTCATCTTTCGAACCTTAGGGCACTTGATTTGGGGGTAAATCAGATCAAAGGGGAAATTCCATTGTTCATAACAAATGCTTCCAAGCTTGAGGTACTGGATCTAGGACGGAATTTTCTCACAGGAACTATTCCTACTAATCTGGGAAATCTTCGTGAGCTGGGATTTCTGCTCCTACATACCAATCAACTTACCAATGAACCAAGAGAGCATGAGTTGCCATTCTTCTATTCTTTGGCGAACTGTAGGATGTTGCGATATCTACAAGTGGGTTCCAATCCATTGAATGGTGTTTTGCCCAATTCAATTGGGAATCTTTCATCTACTATTGAATACTTTCATATAGAAAAAGCACACATCAACGGCTTCATCCCCACAAGAATAGGCAACATGAGCGGTCTAATTAGGCTAGACTTTCGAGAAAACAATTTGACAGGGAGTATTCCTTCTGAGATTGGTAAGCTAAAACAACTTCAAGGGATGTATCTATCTAACAATAAATTGCAGGGACTTATTCCAGAGGTGGTATGCCATTTATCTAATTTAGTTCAATTAGATCTAGGTTATAATGAGCTCTTTGGGTTAATTCCAACATGTATAGGAAATTTTAGCATGCTACAATATATTTCTTTGAGTTCTAACAAATTTTCATCAAAGCTACCTCTAAGCCTTTGGAAAATGAGGGGTCTTCTTTATCTATACATGTCACAGAGTTCAATAGTGGGAGAAGTACCACCGGATATTAGAGAACTAAAGGCCATTATAGAAATTGATATTTCTGGTAACCGCTTTTCGGGGATGATACCAAGCAATTTGGGCCTCCTCCAAAATCTGAAGAGTCTTAACCTATCCAACAATTCATTTTCAGGCCCAATTCCATTATCCTTTTCCAAATTGATAAGCTTGGAATTCTTGGATTTGTCTTTAAATAGCTTGTCAGGTACTATTCCTAAGACATTGGAAAAACTCTCATACCTTAAAAGCATCAATGTCTCATTTAATAGTTTAAAAGGTGAAATACCCAATGGTGGTGTGTTTGCAAATTCCACTCTGCAATCATTTCTTGGGAACAAAGGTCTATGTGGAATGCACATGTTGGAGGTTCTTGCTTGTTCTATCACTAATCCTGGACAACAACCAAAGTTTAAGGCGCTTCTGCTAAAAATTGTTACTCCAGTGGTTATTTCATCCTTTCTAATATTCTTGTTGGTCTCAATTTGGATAATGaaacgaaagaagaaaggaaagtcCAAAGATGTTGAAAAGGTTATAGAGAACAAAACTTATCAATTTATTTCTTATCATCAGATTCAACGAGCAACAAATAATTTTGATGGATCAAATTTAATTGGTGTGGGAAGCTCTGCCTCTGTGTACAAAGGCACATTATCTAGCGGAAGTATTGTGGCCATAAAGGTTCTAGATTTGGAAAATGATAAATTATGCAAGAGGTTTAATACGGAATGTGAAGTCATGAGAAATGTTCGACACAGAAATCTTGTCTCAGTGATCACTACTTGCTCTAGCAAACACATAAGAGCGTTTGTATTGCAGTACATGCCCAATGGAAGTCTTGATAGTTGGTTGTACAAAGAAGATCGCCATTTGATCCTTCTTCAAAGAGTCACCATAATGTTTGATGTGGCTATGGCAATTGAGTATCTACATTATGGTAATGACACCCCAATAGTTCATTGTGACCTAAAGCCAGCCAATGTTCTTTTGGATGAAGAAATGGTGGCACATGTTGGTGATTTTGGCATCTCTAAGATTTTAGCCATAAGCAAGTCTATGGCACATACAGAGACATTAGGCACTCTTGGATATATTGCACCGG AATATGGCTCGGAGGGTATAGTATCCACTAGTGGTGATGTTTATAGCTACGGCATCATGCTAATGGAGGTTTTGGCAAAAAGAAGACCAACAGATGAAGAGATACTCAATGAAAACGTTAGCTTGAGGGAGTGGATAAGGCGAGCATTTCCAAGAACTATGATGGAAGTTGTGGATGCTAATATTTTTCATGGGGAAGAACAAATCACTTCCAAAAGTGAATTTTGCATAGCCTCCATGATAGAATTGGCTTTGGACTgcacaaatgaaaagctagaatcAAGGATAACCATGAAAGATGTAGTCAAGAGGCTTAGCAAAATCAAGAAAACATTTTTGGAAATGTAG